The Ictalurus punctatus breed USDA103 chromosome 9, Coco_2.0, whole genome shotgun sequence genome contains a region encoding:
- the grhl3 gene encoding grainyhead-like protein 3 homolog, whose translation MTKEIEALMILQNESFNYPCYSDSYLMDSWNYMDIDSSKAKSRLTDDDLSGIFSDICKTPKEQKMTPCLHGSSAFKPMDRTPNGSSPELTPLQNSHLMKLVSESICTTQSQVAKQISPSNNNYIQAVAVDNYEKQAINNIFDSLMLNATHKMWPSDTPYPEASTEPLGYNTEFVGHPSPDYSDSYSNSPPERYSQNDFQFILGAPQASQNKATEIPLVYLNKGQFYPITLQGVDNRSGIPCTKVKTVIMAVFENEKSPEMQLKCWNHWHARQPTAKQRVIDIADYKEVFSGISKVDEVAFNALSFIWNTNEEAKVYIGINSLSTDFSSQKGVKGVPLNLQIDTYDFSSGTNHLIHRAACQVKIFCDKGAERKMRDEERKRVKRRAKNVADSTNGGKQTLVSSSIGKDCTFFKTLDDHVTQPVLFIPETHYSNLQRLAVTNSTEESDRNSLKRVACFSNSGEQCGSAPSKQPRKDEQQRVLLYVRQESEEVFDALMLNSPTLTGLRQAISEKYGLQEDTIVKIFKKCKRGIFVNMDDNIIEHYSNHSAFLIEITEIMHNQYQVTLLEL comes from the exons ATGACCAAGGAGATTGA GGCTCTGATGATTTTGCAAAACGAGAGCTTTAACTACCCATGCTACTCTGACAGTTACCTAATGGACTCCTGGAACTACATGGACATCGATAGCAGCAAAGCCAAATCCAGGCTCACTGATGATGATCTCAGCGGTATCTTCAGTGATATTTGCAAG ACTCCAAAAGAGCAGAAGATGACTCCCTGTTTACATGGAAGCAGCGCATTTAAACCCATGgacag AACACCCAATGGTTCTTCCCCTGAGCTGACACCTCTGCAAAACTCACACCTCATGAAGCTGGTATCCGAGAGCATTTGCACCACACAATCACAAGTAGCGAAACAAATCTCTCCAAGCAACAACAACTACATCCAGGCTGTCGCGGTTGACAACTATGAAAAGCAGGCCATCAACAACATATTTGATTCCCTTATGCTCAACGCGACTCATAAAATGTGGCCTTCGGATACCCCCTACCCAGAAGCCAGCACTGAA CCTCTAGGCTACAACACTGAGTTTGTGGGCCACCCAAGTCCTGATTACTCCGACTCGTACTCAAACTCTCCTCCTGAGAGGTACAG TCAGAACGATTTCCAGTTTATCCTCGGAGCACCGCAAGCCTCCCAAAACAAGGCCACTGAAATTCCTCTGGTGTACCTCAACAAGGGCCAGTTCTACCCCATCACCCTGCAGGGAGTGGACAACCGTTCTGGGATCCCATGCACCAAAGTGAAG ACTGTCATCATGGCAGTGTTTGAAAATGAGAAGAGTCCTGAGATGCAGCTGAAGTGCTGGAATCACTGGCACGCGCGACAGCCAACTGCTAAGCAGAGGGTCATTGATATTG CTGACTACAAAGAAGTCTTCAGTGGCATCAGCAAAGTAGACGAGGTCGCTTTTAATGCTTTATCCTTCATCTGGAACACTAATGAAGAGGCAaag GTGTATATTGGTATCAATTCCCTCAGCACAGACTTCTCCTCTCAGAAGGGGGTGAAAGGTGTCCCTCTAAACCTGCAGATCGACACGTATGACTTCAGCTCTGGCACCAACCATCTCATCCACCGAGCCGCCTGCCAGGTCAAGATCTTCTGTGATAAG GGTGCCGAGAGGAAGATGCGAGATGAAGAACGCAAAAGAGTCAAAAGGCGAGCCAAGAACGTTGCTGACTCCACTAACGGTG gaaAACAGACTCTGGTTTCCAGCTCCATAGGGAAGGACTGCACTTTCTTCAAAACCCTGGATGACCACGTCACACAGCCTGTGCTGTTCATCCCTGAGACCCACTACAGCAACCTGCAGCGCTTG GCGGTGACTAACAGTACAGAGGAAAGTGACAGGAACTCGCTGAAACGTGTTGCCTGTTTCTCTAATTCAGGAGAGCAGTGTGGCTCAGCGCCCAGCAAACAACCACGCAAGGATGAACAGCAAAGAG TCCTCCTGTACGTACGGCAAGAATCAGAGGAAGTGTTTGATGCCCTCATGCTGAACTCGCCCACCCTGACAGGCCTCAGACAAGCG ATTTCGGAAAAGTACGGTCTGCAAGAAGACACCATCGTGAAAATCTTCAAAAAATGCAAACGAGG GATTTTTGTGAACATGGACGACAACATCATCGAACACTATAGCAACCATTCCGCCTTCCTCATCGAGATCACCGAGATCATGCACAATCAATACCAAGTCACGCTACTCGAGTTATGA